A genomic window from Syntrophorhabdales bacterium includes:
- a CDS encoding TRAP transporter small permease, translating to MAGFWKGFDRLLDIMAALAGVILVFICAAVCYTIGMRFLFTRTTIWIMQTTEYALLWIVFLGTTWLLREGGHITTDIIYSHLNDKTRGYLDCTMFIISGVACIVMVYFSITYMIECIQRGITDVRAVTIPKWTVFVIIPVGSILLTIQFFRMAWSRVAEIKAGR from the coding sequence ATGGCGGGTTTCTGGAAAGGGTTCGACAGATTGCTGGATATAATGGCTGCGCTTGCGGGTGTGATACTGGTCTTCATTTGTGCTGCCGTCTGCTACACGATAGGCATGCGGTTCTTATTCACGCGCACGACAATATGGATCATGCAGACGACCGAATATGCATTACTATGGATCGTCTTCCTCGGAACCACGTGGCTTCTCAGAGAGGGCGGTCACATCACCACGGACATCATATACAGCCACCTCAATGACAAGACAAGAGGTTACCTTGACTGCACCATGTTCATAATCTCCGGAGTTGCCTGTATCGTCATGGTCTATTTCAGCATCACCTACATGATAGAGTGCATCCAGCGCGGCATCACTGACGTACGCGCCGTTACCATCCCGAAATGGACCGTCTTTGTCATTATCCCTGTGGGGAGCATCCTCCTTACCATCCAGTTCTTCCGAATGGCCTGGAGCAGGGTTGCCGAAATCAAGGCGGGGAGGTAG
- a CDS encoding GntR family transcriptional regulator: MKKLIITDSTTIRKKVHAYLREQILSGEIGPQERLIEAKIAKDIGTSRTPVREALHTLEMEGLLESIPRVGYKVNTVSDQEVEEICEIRTVIETLAVRWAMEKAHARLVKELKKNIATAEQRVMQGEVKAYVDLDAQFHEIIAGLSGSRRLLELAQTLRRHMVRYRIQSIYAPDNVIRGINGHKEILAAIVTGDVETAAKAIRNHLEQSKKDILFYAFREHGEEKIKRRQT; the protein is encoded by the coding sequence ATGAAAAAACTCATCATCACCGATAGCACCACCATCCGCAAGAAGGTCCATGCGTATTTGAGGGAGCAGATCCTCAGCGGTGAGATAGGTCCGCAAGAGCGCCTCATTGAAGCGAAGATCGCAAAAGATATAGGCACATCGAGGACACCCGTCAGAGAGGCTCTTCACACCCTCGAAATGGAAGGCCTTCTGGAATCGATACCCCGTGTCGGCTATAAAGTAAATACGGTGAGCGACCAGGAAGTCGAGGAAATATGCGAGATCAGAACAGTCATCGAAACCCTGGCTGTTCGATGGGCTATGGAAAAGGCCCACGCGAGATTAGTCAAGGAGCTCAAGAAAAACATTGCGACAGCCGAGCAGCGGGTGATGCAGGGCGAGGTGAAAGCATACGTGGACCTCGATGCCCAGTTCCATGAAATTATCGCTGGACTGAGCGGAAGCAGGAGACTCCTGGAACTGGCACAGACCCTGAGGCGCCACATGGTGCGTTACAGGATCCAGAGCATCTATGCGCCGGACAATGTTATCCGGGGAATAAACGGCCACAAGGAGATACTGGCAGCGATCGTGACAGGCGATGTGGAGACAGCTGCAAAGGCCATCAGGAATCACCTCGAGCAATCAAAGAAAGACATACTGTTTTACGCGTTCCGCGAGCATGGGGAGGAAAAGATCAAACGAAGACAGACGTGA
- a CDS encoding thiamine pyrophosphate-dependent enzyme, whose amino-acid sequence MATETLDMGTEMEYMRSGHMACPGCGLASTIRLVMKVLGKNTIVVMIPSCVGPISANYPNSVFEVPCFHSAFEIAAPTAAGIANALKVQGRDDIIPVAFAGDGGTFDIGLQSLSGAADRDDNFIYICLDNEAYMNTGIQSSSSTPQNVWTMTTPGGRHGKKKKFMQIIAAHRMPYAATASFGHPHDLMAKVEKAKRIKGTRFIHTLTPCPTGWRMPEELSAKSAMLAVETKIFPLYEIIDGREYRITHQPQGLPVSEYTKIQGRYRHFTNEDVARLQKQVDEDWEHLVAQERGIC is encoded by the coding sequence ATGGCTACAGAAACACTAGACATGGGCACGGAGATGGAATATATGCGGTCAGGCCACATGGCCTGCCCGGGGTGCGGCCTCGCCAGCACTATTCGGCTCGTCATGAAGGTGTTGGGGAAGAATACAATCGTGGTCATGATCCCTTCATGCGTGGGTCCCATCAGTGCAAATTACCCCAACAGTGTCTTTGAGGTGCCCTGCTTTCATTCGGCGTTCGAGATCGCCGCACCCACAGCAGCCGGCATAGCCAACGCGCTCAAAGTCCAGGGACGAGATGATATTATTCCTGTTGCATTTGCAGGCGATGGCGGCACGTTCGACATAGGGCTCCAATCTCTGTCGGGCGCAGCAGACCGGGATGACAACTTCATCTATATCTGCCTCGATAACGAGGCGTACATGAACACAGGTATCCAGTCCAGCTCGTCGACCCCCCAGAACGTCTGGACCATGACCACACCCGGCGGCAGGCACGGCAAGAAAAAGAAGTTCATGCAGATCATTGCCGCGCATCGCATGCCTTACGCAGCCACCGCGTCTTTCGGTCATCCTCACGATCTCATGGCCAAGGTGGAAAAGGCGAAAAGAATCAAGGGCACACGCTTCATTCATACGCTGACACCCTGCCCCACGGGCTGGAGAATGCCTGAAGAACTCTCCGCGAAATCAGCAATGCTTGCTGTCGAGACAAAGATCTTCCCGCTCTACGAGATCATAGATGGAAGGGAATACCGGATTACGCACCAGCCTCAAGGTCTGCCGGTGAGCGAATACACGAAGATTCAGGGCAGATACCGCCACTTTACCAATGAGGATGTGGCAAGGCTACAGAAGCAGGTGGATGAAGACTGGGAACACCTGGTAGCGCAGGAAAGAGGAATCTGTTGA